cagagagtttatcttgcaaacaatgaaccctatccacatagaagtgcaagttcaagaaccaagataccaaaattcatgttcatggcagcagtagccagaccaaggtggggtgaaaatgagaattgtgaatttgatggtaaaaTAGGCATATTTCCATTCACAAATGCAGTTGCAGCCAAGAGGACATCAAAAAACAGAGTAAAGGGGACCATTGAAACAAAGCCAGTGAAGTATGTGAATCAAATTGAAACAAGGGCAATGATGATCAACATGCTAATTCCAGCAATCAAGGCAAAGCGGCCACCACATGAAGGGGAAAAGGTCATCTATATTATTCAAGATAATGCAAAGGCACATATATTGCAAGATGATCCTGAAAGGCTACTACACTACAAACAAGGCACATAATTTAAGATTTGATCCAATATTTTTACGGCTCGTTTGGTAGACGGTAGTGGTAATGAATAGTCGTATTAAAATGTAAGAAAACTAAATCACCTAATTCCGTGAAAATGTTAATTCAcccaaataattttatttttcttcataaccacctatttctattttataaGGAAATACTGAGATCAGTAAATGACCTTTTAGTGCCCCTATAGAATAGATTAGTACACCTCCATCACTTAACAATTCAATTAATAACTAATTTTTATGTAATTAGAACTAATAAAAGAAGTTATATTTGGTAAATAATGAACTCAAACGTAGCTTTCAACAAGCACCAGTGGTTTAGTGGTAGAATAGTACCCTGCCACGGTACAGACCCGGGTTCGATTCCCGGTTGGTGCAATTTCTCAACAAGCTGTGATGATTTCAGCGCACTATGTTTGGCACCTGGGGTCGCCACGTTTCTTTCTGATCTGAAAGAGAAATCAGTGCATCTGAgcttgttaatttttttatttttttttttatttcaagttTTGGAATTTAAATATTCTATAGGTTCGTTGTTTGGTAGTTTGTTACTaaattagatcccgtgcatgcacgtacattatatatataaaaaatattttaccttcttttgtaaaatatttgaataacaaaagaatttttaataaataaagtaTGAGCTTGttaattttgtatttttatttatttatttcaatgtTTTGGAATTTAAATATTCTACAGGTTCGTTGTTTGGTAGTTTGTATACTatattagatcccgtgcatgcacgtacatatatataaaaaaatattttaccttctttataaaaatatttgaataacaaaagaatttttaaataaatcaagTAGTCGAAGTACAAACGATCTTGCTGATTTTCAAAAGATTAATAAAGTTATGATATACTTTATAATTTTACAAACATTATATATTGTTGAGAAATAAAATTAATCACAGttgaaaatttatattgaagATCAAACAAATaggaaaatataaaattttagtcaaaacacTGATATTTTCCTTAAAAGTTACTTGAGatatataaacaaataaaaaaggagaaaagtTTTGGCGGAAAATTCTTTCTTGAGGAAGTGACACGTGCCACTCTtgatgtctgttttagtataatgtaatagatttgCTTAAGATTATAACCCTGGTTATTTAGCTTAACTAGCTTTTGATCTCGTTCAATGAATGAGAAAATTATATAGTGGTTGTTAACCCGTCTTTTAAAGTGCTAATTTTATTAAGGGGaaaatttgaaagttgaaaaaaaattgtaaattagacagtgaattaatattgagtgtttaGGGGGAGATGGAGTGGAAGAGattgaatgaatatatgaattaaatggtgaattgatgttgaatgaattgaaGAATATAAGTGGAAGAGGTGTTAAAACTGTAAAATAATTTGTGtaacaaacaacaaaaggaaaattgaaaaaaaaaacaaatttatgaAATGAAAGATAGTGGTGTCACGTGTCATCAATCATGTatggttttcttttttaaatactacgtaaatattatttatttactatttattgaAGAGGTGTGCCCTCTGTCGAAACCGATCACTGAAGAGGAGATGATCACTAGCGAACACCTTAATGTTAAGTCTACCCAAGTCGATCAGATGAAGGATAAACCCGAGGATACTGAAATCTTTGGGTCATGGATGCTTGTGAAGAAGCCACTACGAAGAAGAGCTCCATGACTGGAAAAGAATCAAGTACAAGAAGTATTCACCACTAACGGCGGTGGTATGGTCTTCGACAAGAATTTGTCTGCCAACGCTAACCCCTCCCATGTGCAATCAGGAGTGAATTGGTAACGTCGTAAAAAGGGGGACTGGTTCAAGGTTTACGATTCTGAATAATAATGATAGCGAGAATATTGGAGGATCTCAAGCTACAAGTTTGGAAAGAATCAACATCGATGATACAATGGAACCAATCCCAATTCTAATGGGATTAGTTTGGTAACTAAATCTCTCGGCACGGTTAATTTAGGGGAGACCTCCCAAACAAGGCCCATTGGAGATCCTAAGCCCACTCTTTTTAAGTTAGGAAATCAATCTCTTGACTCCAAATCTCCAAAGAATCCACTGAAATTCTATTAAGAAAGGAGAAAAAGTCAATCCCCTAAGAGCGACAAAGTCCTTCGAGAGTCAAAATCTATTAGCGGACATAAAGGGATTACCTTCCCTAAATTGAACCCTCACCAAGGAAAGGAGAATAAACTCAGTGGTACCTCTACACAAGAAATAAACCCGAATCCCACCACAAGCAATCCATACAGCCAACAATCACACAACCACCCTCTACGAACCCTATCGACGCCATCACCCATGCCTCTACTACCCCAGAATGCAATCCAATTGACAATTCCCACAGAGAAGGCCATCTTCGTGGGTTGACCGATGGACACCCCGTACCTAATTGTGGTGAGCCCTCTAACCCACATTCTAGAGATACAAATGGAGACTTGGATTGAACCGAACCCGGAGCCGCCGGAGTTGGTAGACAATCTAATGATACCCAATGAAGTAACTCGATTACTACGATTCATCATCCAAGCTTATTTAAACACTCTACAAACTATACCAGATTTAATGGAAGAACGACTACCGAACTTTGATATTGATACCCAACCGATCACTTGTATGATTTGGAATGTGCAAGGAGAGGGGAAGCATGCATTTATCTCTTCTCTGAAAGAGTTAGTCAGAACCCACAAGCCCAATGTGCTGCCTTAGTTGAGACGCATATGGATGGAGAACAAGCGCAAAGGATTGCCAAAATCTTGGGATATTTGGGTCACACTAGAGTGGATGCAAGGGGGTTAAGTGGATGAATTTGGATTCATTGGAGAAAAGAGTTGGTCACCATAGATCTAATCCATTAACACAAACAATATATCACAATGAACATCACGAAAGCTGGCTCTGAGCCGTGGTACTTCACGGCGGTTTATGCAAGCCCGGACCCATCTCGACGTCGTGAACTTTGGAAGGAACTGAAAGATTTTGCGAATACCCACAAGAAACCATGGTTAATTGCGGGTGATTTTAATAATACGAGGTTCCATAAAGGGATTACCTTCCCTAATTTGAACCCTCACCAAGGAAAGGAGAATAAACTCAGTGGTACCTCTACACAAGAAATAAACCCGAATCCCACCACAAGCAATCCATACAGCCAACAATCACACAACCACCCTCTACGAACCCTATCGACGCCATCACCCATGCCTCTCCTACCCCAGAATGCAATCCAATTGACAATTCCCACAGAGAAGGCCATCTTCGTGGGTTGACCGATGGACACCCCGTACCTAATTGTGGTGAGCCCTCTAACCCACATTCTAGAGGTACAAATGGAGACTTGGATTGAACCGAACCCGGAGCCGCCGGAGTTGGTAGACAATCTAATGATACCCAATGAAGTAACTCGATTACTACGATTCATCATCCAAGCTTATTTAAACACTCTACAAACTATACCAGATTTAATGGAAGAACGACTACCGAACTTTGATACTGATACCCAACCGATCACTTGTATGATTTGGAATGTGCAAGGAGAGGGGAAGCATGCATTTATCTCTTCTCTGAAAGAGTTAGTCAGAACCCACAAGCCCAATGTGCTGCCTTAGTTGAGACGCATATGGATGGAGAACAAGCGCAAAGGATTGCCAAAATCTTGGGATATTTGGGTCACACTAGAGTGGATGCAAGGGGGTTAAGTGGATGAATTTGGATTCATTGGAGAAAAGAGTTGGTCACCATAGATCTAATCCATTAACACAAACAATATATCACAATGAACATCACGAAAGCTGGCTCTGAGCCGTGGTACTTCACGGCGGTTTATGCAAGCCCGGACCCATCTCGACGTCGTGAACTTTGGAAGGAACTGAAAGATTTTGCGAATACCCACAAGAAACCATGGTTAATTGCGGGTGATTTTAATAATACGAGGTTCCCTAGTGAACGAAACACTTCATGTGCTGAAACCTCTCGACACTCTGCTAAGTTCAATAATTGGGTCGAAGACATGGAACTTTTAGAGATTGAATTTACCGGTGCCTCTCATACCTGGGCTAGAGGCTTAAACCCGGAAAGTAGAAGGAGTGGTCGGCTCGATAGATCCCTTTGCAACACTGAGTGGGGTTTGAGGTTCGAACGTGCAAAGGTAAAACACTTGACATCAATCTCTTCGGACCATTGCCCGATCTTTATTTCTCCCATTGGTTTCGCTCCAATCCAGGCCATAAATCACCCTTTCCGATTCAGGCGGTTTGGCTGACACAcgagaattttcaggaatttgttCGAACCAAGTGGAAGCAGTCAGACCCCTTGGTACCGacacttaaacatttatcagAAGAATTGCAGATATGGAGTAAAGAGGTTTATCATAATATTTTTCGTAGAAAGCGATCTCTTACGGCCCGTATAGAGGGGATTCAGAAAACGTTAACTTCAGGGTACCACAGGGGTCTTATTAAATTAGAATTGAAGCTCCGCTGAGAGTTAGAAGACACTCTAAAGGGGGAAGAATTGTATTGGTACCAGAAACCGCGTGTTGACTGCCTCAAAATGGGGATAGGAACACCACCTTCTTCAATTTATGTACTATGGTCCGGAACTGGAGATCCAAAATTGTTGCGATTAAAGATGAAGCTGGGCATTGGGTGCACGACAAGGAGCTTGTTAAAGCACAAATTGTAAATTATTTCTCAATTATTTTTACGGAAAAGGGTGATGGAGTTTATGACATCCCTACTGATATCTTCCCAGAACTCCTTCTATCGGACTGGAATAGGTTAATTCGACCTTACTCCCATTTGGAGATTGAGGATGTGGTCCAGACCATGGGCTCACTCAGTGCCCCAGGGCCTGATAAATTTCAGGCTCCTTTTTACCAGAAAATCTGGAATTTAGTCAAGGGGAACTTGCTTCAGACATCCATGAATGTACTTGAAGGTAAAGGGTTGGCGAAGCACTTGAATGACACCCTAATAACGCTAATACCTAAGGTGGATCACCCAGAATGCGCGACTCAATTTACACCAATTGGTTTATGTAATGTCGCATACAAAGTGATCACTAAGGTTATTTTGAATAGAATTAAGCCACTACTCCACAAGTTGATTTCAAAAACCCAAGGGAGTTTTGTTCTGGGTCTGAAAATTACTGATAATATTGTCATAGCTCAAGAGGTTATCCACACAATGCGCAAAAAATAGGGTGCGAAGGGTTACATGGCCACTAAAATTGACTTTGAGAAATCCTACGACCGTCTGCGGTGGAAATTCATCGAGGATACCTTACATCAGATGCATCTTCCTTTACTTTTAATTAAGGTTATCATGGAATGTGTAAGCACAACTACCCTGCGGGTACTATGGAATGGGGAACCTTCGGAGTCCTTCACTCCAAGTCGAGGGATACGTCAAGGAGACCCACTTTCACCCTACTTGTTCGTTATGTGCATGGAGAGACTCTACCAAGCGATTGAAGAAGCAATAATCACGCAACGTTGGAAACCAGTGCGTGCTAGTATAGATGGTTCCCTCCTTTATAACTTATTTTTTTGCTGATGATATATATACTATCCTCTTTGTTGAAGCAAGCATTGAACAATCACAAGTAATGCAGGATGTCTTGAGTCGTTTTTGCAAGGCCTCGGGACGAAAAGTCAGTTGTGCAAAATCGAGGGTCTACTTTTCTAGAAATATACCTCCTAACAACCAAAATGAAATTTGTAATACCCTGGGTATAACGACAAAAGATGACTTGGGCTTGTACTTGGGCATGTCGACGATAACACAGAGAGTCACTCGTGATACCTTTAGTCATATTTGTGAAAAGATAGATAGGAGGCTTGCAGGATGGAAGACCAAGTACCTCTCTCTAGCGGGTTGCATTACACTTGCAAAATCCACCGTCTCCTCCATTGCCTACTACTCTATGCAAACATCGAAAATTCCCAAGAACATCTGTGATGATATTGCCCGTAAAACTAGGAGGTTTATATGGGGAAGTGACGAAGACATACGACGAGTACACCTCATTTCATGGGATACCCTCTAGAAACCGAGGGCACAGAGAGGCATAAGCATACGCTTAGCTAGGCAATCGAACATGGCCTTCCTCGCCAAACTTGGATGACGCTTAAACCGAGCCAAAATCCCTATGGTCCCGTGTCTTAAGATTTAAATACTGTAAGGGACTAAGGGTCACTGCAATTCAGACATGTTTGAACCAAAGGCCGACATGTCTAATATATGGAGTGGTATCTCCGAAGGCGCTAAGTTGCTATGTGATGGAATTCGTATTGTTGTTGGAAGTGGCAAGAAAACTCTTTTTTGGGATCATAAGTGGCTCTTTAAGTCTCCCATAATTGACCGGGTAACACAGGAACCACCCATTGACATTGCCGAGGCAACAGTTGAGGAGATATGGGAGCAAGGAGCGGGGTGGAAGTGGGATGTGTTTGCACCCTACCTTGATCAGGACACCCTGAAAATGATCCAAGCACATGAAGTACTGGAAGATCCTGAGGCAGAAGATGTGATGTATTGGGATGATGGACCAAAAGGGAAATTTTCGGTTAGCTCTGCAGTTCGAATATTGAGAA
This Spinacia oleracea cultivar Varoflay chromosome 6, BTI_SOV_V1, whole genome shotgun sequence DNA region includes the following protein-coding sequences:
- the LOC110777916 gene encoding uncharacterized protein; this translates as MNITKAGSEPWYFTAVYASPDPSRRRELWKELKDFANTHKKPWLIAGDFNNTRFPSERNTSCAETSRHSAKFNNWVEDMELLEIEFTGASHTWARGLNPESRRSGRLDRSLCNTEWGLRFERAKAVWLTHENFQEFVRTKWKQSDPLVPTLKHLSEELQIWSKEVYHNIFRRKRSLTARIEGIQKTLTSGYHRGLIKLELKLR